One Desulfobulbus propionicus DSM 2032 DNA segment encodes these proteins:
- a CDS encoding RluA family pseudouridine synthase produces the protein MKKIQIHQATTVLAALLANGYSRTKVKQLLKYRALRVGEQLPAHPEHPLAAGDVLVVTSEKEGGVRYPPCPGITIVYEDKEILVVDKPPGLLTIASASEKTKTMFYKLTACLGERPDGKERVFIVHRLDQGASGLLVFAKTEQAKHALQQSWPQAQKRFRAIVEGTPCPPSGTIKSLLCESKIHRVYSDKTGSGAGKPAETRYQVIHTAGDYALVELIPVTARKNQLRVHLAEQGHPVAGDKKYGAKTDPIKRLALQASFLSFAHPISGAPMEFSLELPAKFKTLLKETQVQ, from the coding sequence ATGAAAAAAATTCAGATTCACCAGGCAACAACGGTTCTGGCAGCCCTGCTCGCCAACGGCTATTCGCGCACCAAGGTCAAACAACTGCTCAAGTACCGGGCATTGCGCGTGGGCGAGCAGCTGCCCGCCCATCCTGAACACCCCCTCGCGGCCGGCGACGTGCTGGTTGTCACCTCGGAAAAGGAAGGCGGTGTCCGCTATCCGCCGTGTCCGGGCATCACCATTGTCTATGAAGACAAGGAGATCCTGGTCGTCGACAAGCCGCCGGGCCTGCTGACCATTGCCTCGGCCAGCGAAAAGACCAAGACCATGTTCTACAAGCTGACCGCCTGCCTCGGCGAACGGCCCGATGGCAAGGAACGGGTGTTCATCGTCCATCGCCTTGACCAGGGAGCTTCCGGCCTGCTGGTCTTCGCCAAGACCGAACAGGCCAAGCATGCGTTGCAACAGTCCTGGCCGCAAGCTCAGAAACGGTTTCGAGCCATTGTCGAGGGAACGCCGTGCCCCCCCAGCGGGACCATCAAGAGCCTGTTGTGCGAGTCGAAGATCCACCGCGTCTATTCGGACAAGACCGGCAGTGGCGCGGGCAAGCCCGCCGAAACCCGTTATCAGGTGATCCACACCGCAGGCGACTATGCTCTGGTCGAGCTCATTCCGGTCACCGCGCGCAAGAACCAGCTTCGCGTTCATCTTGCCGAGCAGGGCCATCCGGTGGCCGGTGACAAGAAATACGGGGCCAAGACCGATCCGATCAAACGTTTGGCCTTGCAGGCTTCCTTTCTCTCCTTTGCCCATCCGATCAGCGGCGCGCCCATGGAATTTTCCCTGGAACTGCCGGCAAAATTCAAAACCCTGCTCAAGGAAACCCAGGTCCAATGA
- a CDS encoding hybrid sensor histidine kinase/response regulator, translating to MAGLIAAALLLVILIVLNQRKKTIITDKSKALAETEARYHLLFEHSPIPLLEEDLSAVKTFIDQLTEQGVTDIGAYFDHNPESLSRCLAMARIIGANQAALRMYRAGSPDELTRLTMVWPDDQAGQFKHTLLHLHKGGCSEIILNHKTLDGASLTIERRAVVASGFAQNWNKVFVTVIDLTEQVKLKNEIKTFEKQLQQTQKLEAIGSLAGGIAHDFNNLLAPIMGRAELMLVENTGNGGVCEHCQGIIDASRRARDLVKQILTFSRQVDQEIQPVSIASVAREVVHLIRPTLPATIAIDCQLPDHGPRVMADSTQLHQVLMNLITNALHAMESTGGRLGIRLETVTLGIGEFDHFSISPGLYQQLTIEDSGHGMDQETMAKIFDPYFTTKPRGKGTGLGLAVVLGILRGYGGEIRVTSELGKGTTFTLFFPVVELAADQAPPDNRSQEPMPRGSEHILLVDDEKSIADVTTSMLERLGYKVTVRISSYDALEAFRNLADRIDLLIADLTMPQMTGLQLYREIKKIRPEVKVIICTGFSEQLDSRKSRAIGIEGFLHKPVVMADLARCVRTVLDG from the coding sequence GTGGCCGGACTGATCGCCGCCGCCCTGCTGCTCGTGATCCTGATCGTCCTCAACCAGCGAAAGAAAACCATCATCACCGACAAATCAAAGGCCTTGGCCGAAACCGAGGCCCGCTACCACTTGTTGTTTGAGCACTCGCCCATTCCCTTGCTCGAAGAGGATTTGAGCGCGGTCAAGACCTTCATCGATCAACTGACGGAACAGGGAGTTACCGATATCGGCGCCTATTTTGACCACAATCCGGAAAGCCTGAGCCGTTGTTTGGCCATGGCGCGGATCATCGGCGCCAATCAGGCCGCCTTGCGCATGTACCGAGCAGGATCGCCCGACGAACTGACCAGATTGACCATGGTGTGGCCCGACGATCAGGCGGGGCAGTTCAAACATACCCTGCTCCACCTCCACAAAGGAGGGTGTTCGGAAATCATCCTCAACCACAAAACATTGGATGGCGCGTCGCTGACCATAGAACGGCGGGCCGTGGTCGCCTCGGGTTTTGCCCAGAACTGGAACAAGGTTTTTGTCACGGTGATCGACCTCACCGAGCAGGTCAAATTGAAAAATGAAATCAAAACCTTTGAAAAGCAGCTGCAGCAGACCCAGAAACTCGAGGCCATCGGCAGCCTGGCCGGCGGCATTGCCCATGATTTCAACAATCTCCTTGCTCCGATCATGGGCCGGGCCGAGCTGATGCTGGTGGAGAATACCGGCAACGGCGGAGTCTGCGAACACTGCCAGGGGATCATCGACGCCTCCCGGCGGGCGCGCGACCTGGTCAAGCAGATCCTGACCTTCAGCCGCCAGGTCGATCAGGAGATCCAGCCGGTTTCGATTGCCTCGGTGGCGCGCGAGGTGGTGCACCTGATCCGTCCCACCCTGCCCGCCACCATCGCCATCGACTGCCAGCTGCCCGATCACGGCCCCCGGGTCATGGCCGATTCCACCCAATTGCATCAGGTGCTGATGAATCTGATCACCAACGCCTTGCACGCCATGGAAAGCACCGGCGGCCGACTCGGCATTCGCCTGGAAACCGTGACCCTCGGCATCGGCGAATTCGACCATTTCTCCATCTCCCCCGGCTTGTACCAGCAGCTGACCATCGAGGACAGCGGCCATGGCATGGATCAGGAGACCATGGCCAAAATTTTCGACCCCTATTTCACCACCAAACCGCGCGGCAAGGGCACGGGCCTGGGGCTGGCGGTGGTGCTCGGCATCCTGCGCGGCTACGGCGGCGAGATCCGGGTCACGAGCGAGCTGGGCAAGGGCACGACCTTCACCCTCTTCTTTCCGGTGGTGGAACTGGCCGCCGACCAGGCCCCTCCCGACAATCGCAGCCAAGAACCAATGCCCCGGGGCAGCGAGCACATTCTGCTGGTCGATGACGAGAAATCCATTGCCGACGTGACCACCAGCATGCTTGAGCGCCTCGGCTACAAGGTGACAGTGCGCATCAGCAGTTACGATGCCCTGGAGGCCTTCCGCAACCTGGCCGACCGGATCGACCTGCTGATCGCCGACCTGACCATGCCGCAGATGACGGGCCTGCAACTCTATCGGGAAATCAAGAAAATCCGCCCTGAGGTCAAGGTCATCATCTGCACCGGATTCAGCGAACAGCTCGACAGCCGCAAATCCAGGGCCATCGGCATCGAGGGCTTTCTCCATAAACCAGTGGTCATGGCCGACCTGGCGCGGTGCGTGCGCACGGTCCTTGACGGCTGA
- a CDS encoding Rne/Rng family ribonuclease yields the protein MYTDILINATFYENRIALVENGHLREFHLERVSEKGLIGNIYLGRVVRVLPGIDAAFVDIGLDRTGFLYVDEAFYIFSENYQRLSPGHKLRSIPPSHLPATPAINDILHEGQEILVQIAKEPIGSKGARLTCNITLPCRNLVFMPLTDHIGISRKIEDEATRQQLRDRIEVLRPPGTGFIMRTVAENIGNEALEADMEFLLLLWDEILTKAQKAQAPCLIYKDLDIILRSVRDFFTEEINELVIDNAEVYEQLLSYAKTFAPQLQDKITYYDSDLPLFERYGVEADINSALDKKVWLRSGGYIIIEPTEALTVIDVNTGRYVGASDLAETIFKTNMEAVREIARQLRLRNLGGIIIIDFIDMENEQHREELYAAFQEAMRNDKSKVNILKLSEFGLVQMTRKRLSESLIQTMCEPCLYCGGDGFIKSRRTICHEIFRKISRDARKIGGSHVTIKVHPHIAEMLLNEESYTIEQLEQRTEKRFTIIPVPDMHIKRYDVIWNE from the coding sequence ATGTACACAGACATCCTCATCAATGCAACCTTCTACGAGAACCGGATCGCTCTGGTGGAAAACGGCCACCTGCGCGAATTCCACCTGGAACGGGTTTCGGAAAAAGGGCTGATCGGCAACATTTACCTGGGCCGGGTGGTCCGGGTGTTGCCCGGCATTGACGCGGCCTTCGTCGACATTGGCCTGGATCGAACCGGTTTCCTCTACGTTGACGAGGCCTTCTATATTTTTTCCGAGAATTATCAACGCTTGTCCCCGGGGCATAAACTCAGGTCGATTCCGCCGTCCCACCTTCCCGCCACCCCGGCGATCAACGACATCCTCCACGAAGGCCAGGAGATTTTAGTGCAGATCGCCAAGGAACCCATCGGCTCCAAGGGTGCCCGCCTGACCTGCAACATCACCCTGCCCTGCCGTAACCTGGTGTTCATGCCGCTGACCGATCATATCGGCATCTCGCGCAAGATCGAGGACGAAGCCACCCGCCAGCAGCTGCGCGACCGGATCGAGGTCCTGCGGCCGCCGGGCACCGGCTTCATCATGCGCACCGTGGCCGAAAACATCGGCAACGAGGCCCTGGAAGCGGACATGGAATTCCTCCTGCTCTTGTGGGACGAGATCCTCACCAAGGCGCAGAAGGCCCAGGCCCCCTGCCTGATCTACAAGGACCTCGACATCATCCTCCGCTCGGTGCGCGACTTTTTCACCGAGGAGATCAACGAACTGGTGATCGACAACGCCGAGGTCTACGAGCAGCTGCTTTCCTACGCCAAGACCTTTGCCCCCCAACTGCAGGACAAGATCACCTATTACGATTCCGACCTGCCGTTGTTCGAACGCTACGGCGTGGAGGCGGACATCAACAGCGCGCTCGACAAGAAGGTGTGGCTGCGTTCCGGCGGCTACATCATCATCGAGCCCACCGAGGCCCTGACGGTCATCGACGTCAATACCGGTCGCTATGTCGGCGCCTCCGACCTGGCCGAGACCATCTTCAAGACCAACATGGAGGCGGTGCGCGAGATCGCCCGCCAGCTGCGGCTGCGCAACCTCGGCGGCATCATCATCATCGACTTCATCGACATGGAGAACGAGCAGCACCGCGAGGAGCTGTACGCCGCTTTCCAGGAGGCAATGCGCAACGACAAGAGCAAGGTCAACATCCTCAAGCTGTCCGAGTTCGGGCTGGTGCAGATGACCCGCAAGCGGCTGTCGGAAAGCCTGATCCAGACCATGTGCGAACCCTGCCTCTACTGCGGCGGCGACGGCTTCATCAAGTCGCGCCGCACCATCTGCCATGAGATTTTCCGCAAGATCAGCCGCGACGCGCGCAAGATCGGCGGCTCGCACGTCACCATCAAGGTTCATCCCCATATCGCCGAGATGCTGCTCAACGAGGAATCCTACACCATCGAGCAGCTGGAGCAGCGGACGGAAAAACGCTTCACCATCATCCCGGTGCCTGACATGCACATCAAACGCTACGACGTCATCTGGAACGAATAG
- a CDS encoding M23 family metallopeptidase produces the protein MATHIRLRGSSRKGGFFKMFFLALATTAGLALAVVAFLLFEFEKPTLVLDKQIKYLGGRIELPLHATDNKSGISAVIITLAQGDKSATLLERTFPRAAWFKPAGPQSLNEKVVIDAQKAGIKEGDAELIILVRDFSLNGLFKGNRTLTRIPVTMDTVPPKVALVHGQRVIQPGGSGMALYTVAELPARHGVLIDNVFFPGFATGKNNTYVAYFALPWDAGQPEKTRIVAYDEAGNEGTAPFAAVFKPVPDKRDSITISEQFLLQKMPEFEQHYPEMQGTGTLVEKYLYVNNQIRRNNAEAIAKVCAATDPQQLWSDRFLRMPGSGRAGYADQRTYLYNGTAIDTQTHLGVDIASLERAEIRAANRGKVVFADYLGIYGNMVIIDHGQGIASLYSHLSSIDTTVGTLVEKNQPIGRSGATGMAGGDHLHFSMLVHGIFVTPIEWWDQHWIDVNIKSAFNES, from the coding sequence ATGGCAACCCACATCCGATTGCGCGGTTCATCGCGAAAAGGCGGTTTTTTCAAGATGTTTTTCCTTGCCCTGGCCACCACCGCCGGCTTGGCCCTGGCCGTTGTCGCCTTTCTCCTTTTCGAGTTTGAAAAACCGACCCTGGTGCTTGACAAGCAGATCAAATACCTGGGCGGCCGAATCGAACTGCCCCTGCATGCCACCGACAACAAAAGCGGCATCAGCGCGGTGATCATCACTCTTGCCCAAGGCGACAAGAGCGCCACGTTGTTAGAGCGAACCTTCCCGCGCGCCGCCTGGTTCAAGCCCGCCGGCCCGCAATCGCTCAACGAAAAAGTGGTGATCGACGCCCAAAAGGCCGGAATCAAGGAAGGTGACGCCGAGTTGATCATCCTGGTGCGTGATTTTTCTCTCAACGGCCTGTTCAAGGGCAACCGCACCCTCACCCGTATCCCGGTGACCATGGACACCGTCCCGCCCAAGGTCGCCCTGGTCCATGGCCAGCGGGTCATCCAGCCGGGCGGCAGCGGCATGGCGCTGTACACGGTCGCCGAACTGCCGGCCCGCCACGGCGTCTTGATCGACAATGTCTTCTTCCCCGGATTTGCCACCGGCAAGAACAATACCTACGTCGCCTACTTCGCCCTGCCCTGGGACGCCGGCCAGCCGGAAAAAACTCGGATCGTGGCCTACGACGAGGCCGGCAACGAAGGCACTGCCCCTTTTGCCGCCGTGTTCAAGCCGGTTCCGGACAAGCGCGACAGCATCACGATCAGCGAGCAGTTCCTGCTGCAGAAGATGCCGGAGTTCGAGCAACACTACCCGGAGATGCAGGGCACCGGCACCCTGGTGGAAAAGTATCTCTATGTCAACAACCAGATCCGGCGGAACAACGCCGAAGCCATCGCCAAGGTCTGTGCCGCCACTGATCCGCAGCAGCTGTGGTCGGATCGCTTCCTGCGCATGCCCGGTTCGGGGCGGGCGGGATACGCCGACCAGCGCACCTATCTCTACAACGGCACAGCCATCGATACCCAGACCCATCTCGGGGTGGACATCGCCTCATTGGAACGGGCCGAGATTCGCGCCGCCAACCGGGGCAAGGTGGTGTTCGCCGACTATCTGGGCATCTACGGCAACATGGTCATCATCGACCACGGCCAGGGCATTGCCAGCCTCTACTCCCACCTGAGCAGCATCGACACCACCGTGGGCACCCTGGTGGAAAAGAACCAGCCGATCGGCCGTTCCGGGGCGACCGGCATGGCTGGCGGCGACCACCTCCATTTCTCCATGCTGGTGCACGGTATTTTCGTCACCCCCATCGAATGGTGGGATCAGCACTGGATTGACGTCAACATCAAATCCGCGTTCAATGAGTCCTGA
- a CDS encoding DUF2799 domain-containing protein produces the protein MKRNVFLLLILLLAGCATLSREQCQQGDWFGIGMTDGLGGEQASRLEQHVRACAEYGLPVDRQHYFAGRDQGLREYCRYANAFVTGLAGSRYQHVCPPAIDATFAHYNQAAYEVYRIKQELASVDGQISSVEDRLRDSGLSKDRRRELRQELRELDRRYDRLRADLHDSQRYLEHLMDESRSRHSP, from the coding sequence ATGAAAAGAAACGTGTTTTTGCTGCTGATCCTTCTGCTTGCCGGATGCGCCACCCTGAGCCGCGAACAGTGCCAGCAGGGCGACTGGTTCGGCATCGGCATGACCGACGGCCTGGGTGGAGAACAGGCCAGCCGTTTGGAGCAGCATGTCCGCGCCTGCGCGGAGTACGGACTGCCCGTGGATCGGCAGCACTATTTTGCCGGCCGCGACCAGGGCTTGCGCGAGTACTGCCGCTATGCCAACGCCTTTGTCACCGGCCTTGCGGGGAGCCGTTACCAGCATGTCTGCCCGCCTGCGATCGACGCCACCTTTGCCCACTACAATCAAGCCGCCTACGAGGTCTACCGCATAAAACAGGAACTTGCGTCCGTTGACGGCCAAATCTCCAGCGTCGAAGACCGTCTGCGGGACTCTGGACTCTCGAAGGACCGGCGCCGTGAGCTTCGTCAGGAGCTTCGTGAACTGGACCGACGTTATGACCGCCTGCGCGCCGATCTCCATGACAGCCAGCGCTACTTGGAGCACCTGATGGACGAATCCAGATCCCGTCACTCGCCCTGA
- a CDS encoding SPL family radical SAM protein yields the protein MKQTSYGDPARFVTRLHVAEDCLELPYTQEIMARAALPVTVVGERGGPAIDGDYPANLTAGKHHLLLCRNRGAFFKPCPGTREYRCCNYQVLNIGMNCPMDCVYCILQAYLNNPWLSFFVNVEDLFNELDTALDAEPDRFFRIGTGEFTDSLALDSLTHLSPRLVTYMAGRTNAVLELKSKSVNIANLRGLDHRGRTLVAWSLNSPPIMAREEIRTATLDERLQAAAHCAEWGYKLAFHFDPIILHDGWEEGYRSTIGRLFATVPAEAIAWISLGALRYLPALKQIAADRFPASRFFYQEFVDGLDGKRRYFRPQRVAMYRLILDELRKHAHPSTCIYFCMENDTIWREVFGFAPDEHGGLPAMLDRAVG from the coding sequence GTGAAACAGACTTCCTACGGCGACCCCGCCCGCTTCGTCACCCGCCTGCACGTGGCCGAAGACTGCTTAGAGCTGCCCTACACCCAAGAGATCATGGCCCGGGCAGCGCTACCGGTGACCGTGGTCGGCGAACGGGGCGGCCCCGCGATCGACGGCGACTATCCCGCCAACCTGACCGCCGGCAAGCATCACCTGTTGCTGTGCCGCAACCGGGGCGCCTTTTTCAAGCCCTGCCCCGGTACCCGCGAGTACCGCTGCTGCAACTACCAGGTGCTCAACATCGGCATGAATTGCCCCATGGACTGCGTCTATTGCATCCTCCAGGCCTACCTCAACAACCCCTGGCTCAGCTTCTTCGTCAATGTGGAGGACCTGTTCAACGAACTCGATACCGCGCTTGACGCCGAGCCGGACCGCTTCTTTCGCATCGGCACTGGCGAGTTCACCGACAGCCTGGCCCTGGACAGTCTCACCCATCTCAGCCCCCGGCTGGTGACCTACATGGCCGGCCGGACCAACGCGGTGCTGGAACTCAAATCCAAGAGCGTCAACATCGCCAATCTGCGCGGCCTCGATCATCGGGGCCGGACCCTGGTCGCCTGGTCGCTCAACAGTCCGCCGATCATGGCCCGGGAAGAAATCCGCACCGCCACCCTGGACGAGCGGCTGCAGGCGGCGGCCCACTGCGCCGAGTGGGGGTACAAACTCGCCTTTCACTTCGACCCGATCATTCTCCACGACGGCTGGGAGGAGGGGTACCGTTCCACCATTGGCCGCCTCTTTGCCACGGTCCCGGCCGAGGCCATCGCCTGGATCAGCCTGGGCGCGTTGCGTTATCTGCCCGCGCTCAAGCAGATCGCCGCCGACCGCTTTCCAGCCTCGCGCTTTTTCTATCAGGAATTTGTCGACGGCCTCGACGGCAAGCGCCGCTACTTCCGTCCCCAGCGGGTGGCCATGTACCGCCTGATCCTTGACGAACTGCGCAAACATGCCCACCCCTCCACCTGCATCTACTTCTGCATGGAAAACGACACTATCTGGCGCGAGGTCTTCGGCTTTGCCCCCGACGAGCATGGCGGCCTGCCGGCGATGCTGGATCGGGCGGTGGGGTGA
- a CDS encoding glycosyltransferase family 2 protein: MISVIIPTYNRAWCLERAIGSVLAQQRACTELIVVDDGSTDDTAALVARLASDAPIPIRLLVQDNRGAAAARNLGISQARGALLAFLDADDWWLPRKLALQAAAMEAAPETLVSHTREIWFRHGQRVNQKKKHDPPHGDIFAASLGMCVVGMSTVMVRRQLFDRYGLFDATLPCCEDYDLWLRVGCREAFFLVPESLTGKDGGRPDQLSVIHRMGMDRYRIRSLDTLIASGVLTPAQHRAAVAELARKCTIYGQGCIKHGRPEEGRRYLELADRYHSAKGHHS; the protein is encoded by the coding sequence TTGATTTCAGTAATAATCCCCACGTATAACCGGGCCTGGTGCCTGGAACGGGCCATCGGCTCGGTGCTGGCGCAACAGCGTGCCTGCACGGAGCTGATCGTGGTTGACGACGGGTCGACCGACGACACCGCAGCCTTGGTGGCACGCCTGGCCAGCGATGCTCCCATTCCCATCCGCCTGTTGGTCCAGGACAACCGCGGCGCGGCGGCGGCCCGCAATCTCGGCATCAGCCAAGCTCGGGGGGCGTTGCTCGCCTTTCTCGACGCCGACGACTGGTGGCTGCCACGGAAGCTGGCCCTGCAAGCGGCGGCCATGGAGGCGGCCCCGGAGACGCTCGTCTCCCACACCCGCGAGATCTGGTTCCGCCATGGTCAACGGGTCAACCAGAAAAAGAAGCACGATCCTCCCCATGGCGACATCTTTGCGGCGAGCCTGGGGATGTGCGTGGTGGGCATGTCCACGGTCATGGTCCGGCGGCAGCTGTTCGACCGTTATGGCCTGTTCGATGCAACCCTGCCATGCTGCGAGGATTACGATCTGTGGCTCCGAGTGGGATGCCGGGAAGCGTTTTTCCTGGTGCCCGAATCGCTGACCGGCAAGGACGGCGGCCGGCCGGATCAGTTGTCGGTGATCCACCGCATGGGCATGGACAGGTACCGGATCCGCTCGCTGGATACCCTGATCGCCAGCGGCGTGCTGACACCGGCCCAGCACCGGGCAGCGGTGGCCGAGCTGGCCCGCAAATGCACCATTTACGGCCAAGGCTGCATCAAACATGGCCGGCCCGAGGAAGGCCGGCGCTACCTGGAGCTGGCCGACCGTTACCATTCAGCGAAGGGACACCACTCGTGA
- a CDS encoding EI24 domain-containing protein: MNNESFRGNPPTPPWVPLSFSLTFLFRYPRLLGWSLILVLLTGTLTWLGYLFSVDLISQLTGSFFTTPPTVEKFWHWPVLWGWIALKWIFFVLSRVVAFYLAFVLAYSLTTPGYVFLSTWAGNRYTVQAGEGEASLTLAGVLIDLWEGVKIGAMGLVVAVAALFANFIPVIGQAAVFVLYTFYSALMFVDYPASRYRWTLGEKLRWVRRYHQQAFRLGIFPAMISMIPLLNVFLMALFFPLFTIHTTLNFLVIEGKKEVIISR; encoded by the coding sequence ATGAACAATGAGTCGTTTCGTGGGAACCCACCCACCCCGCCATGGGTGCCGCTTAGTTTTTCTTTGACCTTTCTTTTCCGTTATCCCCGTCTGCTGGGTTGGAGTCTTATCCTGGTGTTGCTTACCGGCACGCTGACCTGGCTGGGCTATCTGTTCTCGGTTGACCTGATCAGCCAGCTCACCGGATCTTTTTTCACCACCCCGCCGACCGTGGAAAAATTTTGGCACTGGCCGGTGTTGTGGGGCTGGATTGCCCTGAAGTGGATTTTTTTCGTCCTTTCACGGGTGGTGGCCTTTTATCTGGCCTTTGTCCTGGCCTACAGCCTGACCACGCCGGGCTACGTGTTCCTCAGCACTTGGGCCGGCAACCGTTACACGGTGCAAGCCGGAGAGGGCGAGGCCAGCCTGACCCTCGCTGGTGTCCTGATCGATCTGTGGGAGGGCGTCAAAATTGGCGCCATGGGGCTGGTGGTGGCCGTGGCGGCCCTGTTTGCCAATTTTATCCCGGTGATTGGACAGGCCGCCGTGTTTGTTCTTTACACCTTCTATTCGGCCCTGATGTTCGTTGATTATCCGGCCTCTCGCTACCGCTGGACCCTGGGCGAAAAGCTGCGCTGGGTTCGGCGCTATCATCAGCAGGCATTCCGTCTAGGGATCTTTCCAGCCATGATCAGCATGATCCCGTTGCTCAACGTCTTTCTCATGGCCTTGTTCTTCCCTTTGTTCACCATTCATACCACCCTCAATTTTCTGGTGATCGAAGGGAAAAAAGAAGTGATTATCAGCCGTTGA
- a CDS encoding glycosyltransferase, translating to MIYILFGLYVFFLVLILLYNFLQLNLLFHYLGKKKVTPPQPLAEDALPLVTIQLPLFNEPYVAERLIDNIVAMDYPRDRFEVQVLDDSTDNTTELCEQKAAFYRAQGIDIRVIHRTDRTGFKAGALSEGLLHAKGAFIAIFDADFLPNKQFLRNTVPYFQDERVGVVQTRWTHLNDDYSLFTKLQALQLNVHFTIEQMGRKAGHHFLQFNGTAGIWRKQAIDDAGGWKADTLTEDLDLSYRAQLKHWEIIYLEDVEAPAELPVEMNGIKSQQFRWMKGGAENARRLTPVILRSDLDLATKMHALAHLFNSSIFVAVLMIAVTSVALLPFLDDLGVDTRFLGLSLLGLVGVATVYFYANINLLPRPLSWKQVLALIVYFPLLLTMSMGLSFHNSVAVIEGYLGIKSSFVRTPKYNIVGRIRQRMDNTQKNPISNTLILEGLLTLIFCAALLLSVHLKDYSFFIFHLMLALGFGSVFIVSWRDR from the coding sequence TTGATCTACATACTGTTTGGATTGTACGTATTTTTTCTCGTTCTCATCCTCTTGTACAACTTTCTTCAGCTGAATTTGCTGTTTCATTATCTGGGGAAGAAAAAAGTCACCCCGCCGCAACCACTGGCCGAGGATGCACTGCCCCTGGTGACCATTCAGCTGCCGCTGTTCAACGAGCCCTATGTGGCGGAACGGCTGATCGACAACATCGTGGCCATGGACTATCCCCGCGACCGGTTCGAGGTACAGGTGCTCGACGATTCAACCGACAACACCACCGAACTGTGCGAGCAGAAGGCCGCATTTTATCGCGCTCAGGGGATCGACATCCGGGTCATCCATCGCACCGACCGGACCGGATTCAAGGCCGGTGCCCTGTCCGAGGGGTTGCTGCACGCCAAGGGTGCGTTCATCGCCATTTTTGACGCCGACTTTCTGCCCAACAAGCAGTTCCTGCGCAACACCGTGCCTTATTTCCAGGACGAACGGGTCGGCGTGGTCCAAACCCGCTGGACTCACCTCAACGACGATTATTCCCTGTTCACCAAACTCCAGGCCCTGCAGCTCAACGTCCACTTCACCATCGAGCAGATGGGACGCAAGGCCGGGCATCATTTTCTTCAATTCAACGGCACGGCGGGTATCTGGCGCAAACAGGCCATTGACGATGCGGGTGGCTGGAAGGCCGACACCCTGACCGAGGATCTGGACCTGAGCTATCGGGCACAGCTGAAACATTGGGAGATTATCTATCTGGAGGATGTCGAGGCCCCAGCCGAGCTGCCGGTAGAGATGAACGGCATCAAGTCGCAGCAGTTCCGCTGGATGAAGGGCGGAGCCGAGAACGCCCGCCGCCTGACGCCGGTGATTCTGAGAAGCGACCTTGATCTCGCCACCAAGATGCACGCCCTAGCCCACCTGTTCAACAGCTCGATCTTTGTCGCCGTCCTGATGATTGCCGTCACCAGCGTCGCGCTGCTGCCCTTTCTCGACGATCTCGGAGTCGACACCCGCTTTCTCGGCCTTTCGCTCCTGGGGTTGGTCGGTGTGGCCACGGTCTATTTCTACGCCAACATCAACCTGTTGCCCCGCCCCCTGTCATGGAAACAGGTTCTGGCCCTGATCGTCTATTTTCCCTTGCTGCTGACCATGTCCATGGGCTTGAGTTTCCACAACTCGGTGGCGGTGATCGAAGGGTATCTGGGCATCAAGTCCTCGTTTGTGCGCACGCCCAAGTACAACATTGTCGGCCGCATTCGCCAGCGGATGGACAACACCCAAAAAAATCCGATCAGCAACACCCTGATTCTCGAAGGCCTGCTCACCCTGATCTTCTGCGCCGCCCTGCTGCTGAGCGTGCATCTCAAGGACTACAGCTTCTTCATCTTTCACCTGATGCTGGCCTTGGGCTTCGGCTCGGTGTTCATCGTTTCCTGGCGCGATCGCTGA